In Equus caballus isolate H_3958 breed thoroughbred chromosome 25, TB-T2T, whole genome shotgun sequence, one DNA window encodes the following:
- the CREB3 gene encoding LOW QUALITY PROTEIN: cyclic AMP-responsive element-binding protein 3 (The sequence of the model RefSeq protein was modified relative to this genomic sequence to represent the inferred CDS: inserted 2 bases in 1 codon), producing the protein MCNMEVPSDPGNQDLLDFLLEESGDLGAALDEALEASLDWELPPSEVLSDWEGEDFLSSLLSSPESLNVLSSSNPCPVHHDHTYSVPHEHISIDLDNRSYGKEGAQMTALHVEEPAEQPISQEPQEIARLILTDEEKRLLEKEGLTLPGTLPLSKMEEQVLKRVRRKIRNRKSAQESRRKKKVYVGGLENRVLKYTAQNLELQNRVQLLEEQNLSLLHHLRRLQAMVIQISNKTSSSSTCVLVLLFSFCLLLIPAMYSSDTRGSLPAEHRVLSRQLRALPSEDPQQLELPALRSEAPKDSSDHMLQAPGNSCCLFYQMPQAPGMEPPLKLPLPDPFSKSPCPGPIFPLHANLTRXGGWLPTHSPASIILQGQYSG; encoded by the exons ATGTGCAATATGGAGGTGCCGTCGGACCCTGGTAACCAGGACCTGCTGGACTTCCTGCTGGAGGAAAGCGGTGATTTGGGGGCAGCGCTCGACGAGGCCCTGGAGGCTTCGCTAGACTGGGAGCTGCCTCCTTCTGAG GTACTTAGCGATTGGGAGGGCGAGGATTTCCTGAGCTCTCTGCTGAGTTCCCCAGAGTCATTGAACGTTCTCAGCTCCTCTAACCCCTGTCCGGTCCACCATGATCACACCTACTCTGTACCACATGAGCATATCTCCATAGATCTAG ACAACAGGAGCTATGGAAAAGAGGGGGCCCAGATGACTGCACTGCACGTGGAGGAGCCAGCAGAACAG CCCATCTCCCAGGAACCCCAAGAGATTGCTAGGCTGATACTGACAGATGAGGAGAAGCGACTTTTGGAGAAGGAGGGGCTTACTCTGCCTGGGACGCTCCCTCTCAGTAAG aTGGAGGAACAAGTTCTGAAACGAGTGCGGAGGAAGATTCGAAACAGAAAGTCTGCTCAAGAGAGCCGCAGGAAGAAGAAGGTGTATGTGGGGGGTTTAGAGAACAG GGTCTTGAAATACACAGCCCAGAATCTGGAGCTACAGAACAGAGTCCAGCTCCTGGAGGAACAGAATCT GTCCCTTTTGCATCACTTGAGGAGACTCCAGGCCATGGTGATTCAGATATCAAAtaagaccagcagcagcagcacatgTGTTCTG GTCCTACTGTTctccttctgtctcctcctcataCCTGCTATGTACTCTTCTGACACAAGGGGGAGCCTGCCAGCTGAGCATAGAG TGTTGTCCCGCCAGCTTCGTGCCCTCCCCAGTGAGGACCCTCAGCAGCTGGAGCTGCCTGCCCTGAGGTCAGAGGCACCAAAGGACAGCTCAGACCACATGCTCCAAGCTCCTGGCAACTCTTGCTGCCTGTTTTACCAGATGCCTCAGGCTCCTGGCATGGAGCCTCCCCTGAAGTTGCCACTCCCTGACCCCTTCTCAAAGTCCCCCTGCCCAGGTCCCATCTTTCCTCTGCACGCAAATCTCACGAG GGGGGGATGGCTTCCTACTCACAGCCCTGCATCTATCATCTTGCAGGGCCAGTACTCGGGCTAA
- the GBA2 gene encoding non-lysosomal glucosylceramidase produces MGTGVLASEQTGCAKGHPQDTEGTEGMQVTDCESPEDSRPQNEPGYCDPEDSGQLMASYEGKAKGYQVPPFGWRICLAHEFAEKRKPFHANNISLSNLIKHLGMGMRYLQWWYQKTQVEKKTPFIDFMNCVPLRQIYGCPLGGIGGGTITRGWRGQFCRWQLNPGMYQHRTVIADQFTVCLRREGQTVYQQVLSVERPRVLRSWNWGLCGYFAFYHALYPRAWTVYQLPGQNVTLTCRQITPILPHDYQDSSLPVGVFVWDVENEGDEALDVSIMFSMRNGLGGGDDAPGGLWNEPFCLEQDGETTQGLLLHHPTLPNPYTMAVAARLTADTTVTHITAFDPDSTGQQVWQDLLQDGQLDSPAGPSTPTQKGVGIAGAVCVAGKLSPRGRCRLEFSLAWDMPRIMFGAKGQDYYRRYTRFFGPDGDAAPALSHYALCRYADWEKRISAWQSPILDDRSLPAWYKSALFNELYFLADGGTVWLEVPEDSLPEELAGSMCQLRPILQEYGRFGYLEGQEYRMYNTYDVHFYASFALIMLWPKLELSLQYDMALATLGEDLTRRRYLMSGVMAPVKKRNVIPHDIGDPDDEPWLRVNAYLIHDTADWKDLNLKFVLQIYRDYYLTGDQGFLRDMWPVCLAVMESEMKFDKDQDGLIENGGYADQTYDGWVTTGPSAYCGGLWLAAVAVMVQMAALCGAQDVQDRFSSILSRGQEAYERLLWNGRYYNYDCSSQPQSRSIMSDQCAGQWFLRACGLGEGDTEVFPTRHIVRALQTIFELNVQAFAGGAMGAVNGMQPHGVPDRTSVQSDEVWVGVVYGLAATMIQEGLTWEGFRTAEGCYRTVWERLGLAFQTPEAYCQQQVFRSLAYMRPLSIWAMQLALQQQQHKKASRPTAKQGTGLSTGPTCGPKEGMANLSLE; encoded by the exons ATGGGAACCGGAGTCCTAGCCTCGGAGCAGACCGGCTGTGCCAAAGGGCATCCACAAGATACTGAAGGCACTGAGGGTATGCAGGTTACAGACTGCGAGAGCCCTGAGGACAGTCGACCCCAAAATGAGCCTGGCTACTGCGATCCAGAGGACTCTGGGCAGCTGATGGCTTCCTATGAGGGTAAAGCTAAGGGCTACCAGGTGCCTCCCTTTGGCTGGCGCATCTGCCTGGCTCATGAGTTTGCAGAGAAGAGGAAACCCTTTCATGCCAACAACATCTCCCTAAGCAACCTGATAAAGCATCTGGGCATGGGCATGAG GTACTTGCAGTGGTGGTACCAGAAGACCCAGGTAGAGAAGAAGACACCTTTCATCGACTTCATGAATTGTGTACCCCTGAGACAGATCTACG GTTGTCCCTTGGGTGGTATCGGGGGAGGCACTATCACACGTGGCTGGAGAGGCCAGTTCTGTCGTTGGCAACTTAATCCTGGAATGTACCAGCACCGGACAGTCATCGCTGACCAA TTCACAGTGTGCTTGCGTCGGGAAGGGCAGACTGTATACCAGCAAGTCCTATCCGTGGAGCGCCCAAGGGTCCTGCGCAGCTGGAACTGGGGCCTGTGTGGGTACTTTGCATTCTACCACGCCCTCTATCCCCGAGCTTGGACTGTCTATCAGCTTCCTGGCCAGAATGTCACCCTTACCTGCCGCCAGATCACACCCATCTTGCCCCATGACTACCAG GACAGCAGCCTGCCTGTTGGAGTCTTTGTGTGGGACGTGGAGAATGAAGGAGATGAAGCCCTAGATGTTTCCATCATGTTCTCCATGCGGAATGGCCTGGGGGGTGGAGATGATGCCCCAGGGGGTTTGTGGAACGAGCCCTTCTGTCTGGAGCAGGATGGGGAGACCACACAGGGGCTGCTGCTGCACCATCCAACCCTCCCAAATCCCTACACGATGGCTGTGGCTGCACGACTTACG GCAGATACCACGGTAACCCACATCACAGCCTTTGACCCTGACAGCACTGGGCAGCAGGTGTGGCAGGATCTACTTCAGGATGGACAGCTGGACTCCCCCGCTG GCCCAAGCACTCCTACGCAGAAAGGGGTAGGCATTGCTGGGGCTGTGTGTGTTGCTGGCAAGCTGTCACCTCGAGGCCGGTGCCGCCTGGAGTTCTCACTGGCTTGGGACATGCCCAGAATCATGTTTGGAGCTAAGGGCCAGGACTACTACAG GAGGTACACAAGGTTCTTTGGCCCTGATGGTGATGCAGCACCCGCCCTTAGTCACTATGCACTGTGCCGGTATGCAGACTGGGAAAAGAGGATCTCGGCTTGGCAAAGCCCTATATTGGACGACAG ATCCTTGCCTGCCTGGTACAAATCTGCACTGTTCAATGAACTATATTTCCTGGCCGATGGAGGCACAGTATGGCTGGAAGTTCCTGAGGACTCCCTACCAGAGGAGCTGGCGGGGAGCATGTGTCAGCTTCGCCCCATCCTACAAGAGTATGGCCGATTTGGCTACCTTGAAG GCCAAGAATATCGCATGTACAACACATATGATGTCCACTTTTATGCTTCCTTCGCCCTCATCATGCTCTGGCCCAAACTAGAGCTCAGCCTGCAGTATGACATGG CTCTGGCCACTCTTGGGGAGGACCTGACAAGGCGACGGTACCTGATGAGTGGGGTGATGGCACCTGTGAAAAAGCGGAATGTCATCCCCCATGATATTGGGGACCCAG atGATGAGCCATGGCTCCGGGTCAATGCGTATTTGATCCATGACACTGCTGACTGGAAGGACCTGAACCTGAAGTTTGTGCTACAGATTTATCGGGACTATTACCTGACGGGTGACCAGGGCTTCCTGAGAGACATGTGGCCTGTGTGTCTG GCTGTGATGGAGTCTGAAATGAAGTTTGACAAGGACCAAGATGGACTCATTGAGAATGGAGGCTACGCAGATCAGACCTATGATGGATGGGTCACCACAGGCCCCAG TGCTTACTGTGGAGGACTGTGGCTGGCAGCTGTGGCTGTGATGGTCCAGATGGCTGCTCTGTGTGGGGCACAGGACGTCCAGGACAGGTTTTCTTCCATCCTCAGCCGGGGCCAAGAAGCATATGAGAGACTGCTGTGGAATG GCCGCTATTACAACTATGATTGCAGCTCTCAGCCTCAGTCTCGTAGCATCATGTCTGACCAGTGTGCTGGCCAGTGGTTCCTGAGGGCCTGTGGCCTCGGAGAAGGAGACACTGAG GTATTTCCTACCCGACACATAGTCCGTGCTCTCCAGACTATCTTTGAGCTCAATGTCCAGGCCTTTGCAGGAGGGGCCATGGGGGCTGTGAATGGGATGCAGCCCCATGGTGTCCCTGATAGAACCAGTGTCCAGTCTGATGAAGTCTGGGTGGGTGTGGTCTACGGGCTGGCAGCCACCATGATCCAGGAG GGCCTGACTTGGGAGGGCTTCCGGACAGCAGAAGGCTGCTACCGTACCGTGTGGGAGCGCCTGGGCCTGGCCTTCCAGACTCCTGAGGCCTACTGCCAGCAGCAGGTGTTCCGCTCGCTGGCCTACATGCGGCCACTGAGCATCTGGGCTATGCAGCTggccctgcagcagcagcagcataaAAAAGCCTCCAGGCCAACAGCCAAACAGGGCACAGGACTAAGCACAGGGCCTACATGTGGACCAAAGGAAGGCATGGCAAACCTGAGCCTAGAGTGA
- the RGP1 gene encoding RAB6A-GEF complex partner protein 2, whose product MIEVVAELSRGPVFLAGEALECVVTVTNPLPPTATSASSEALAWASAQIHCQFHASESRVALPPPDSSQPDVQPESQTVFLPHRGERGQCILSTPPKILFCDLRLDPGESKSYSYSEVLPIEGPPSFRGQSVKYVYKLTIGCQRVNSPITLLRVPLRVLVLTGFQDTRFPQDEAVAPSSPFLEEDEGGKKDSWLAELAGERLMAATSCRSLHLYNISDGRGKIGTFGIFKSVYRLGEDVVGTLNLGEGTVACLQFSVSLQTEERVQPEYQRRRGAGGAPSVSHVTHARHQESCLHTTRTSFSLPIPLSSTPGFCTAIVSLKWRLHFEFVTSREPGLVLLPPMEQPEPVTWTGPEQVPVDTFSWDLPIKVLPTSPTLASYAAPGPSTSTITI is encoded by the exons ATGATTGAAGTGGTAGCAGAACTGAGCCGGGGTCCAGTGTTTCTGGCGGGGGAGGCTCTGGAGTGTGTGGTGACCGTTACCAATCCCCTGCCCCCCACAGCCACTTCCGCATCCAG TGAGGCTCTGGCCTGGGCCAGTGCCCAAATCCACTGCCAGTTCCATGCCAGTGAGAGTCGAGTAGCACTGCCTCCTCCTGACTCCAGTCAGCCAGATGTTCAGCCTGAGAGCCAGACTGTCTTTCTACCACACCGAG GTGAGAGGGGTCAGTGTATCCTTTCCACTCCACCAAAAATCCTATTCTGTGACCTGAGGCTAGACCCTGGAGAGTCCAAATCAT ACTCCTACAGTGAAGTGCTGCCCATAGAGGGACCACCCTCCTTTCGGGGTCAGTCAGTCAAGTATGTCTACAAATTGACCATTGGCTGCCAGCGTGTCAACTCACCCATCACTTTACTCAGGGTCCCTCTGAGGGTTCTTGTGCTGACCG GCTTTCAAGATACCCGGTTTCCTCAGGATGAGGCTGTAGCTCCATCCAGTCCATTCTTGGAGGAGGATGAAGGTGGGAAGAAGGATTCATGGCTCGCTGAGCTGGCCGGGGAGCGCCTCATGGCTGCCACATCCTGCCGCAGCCTCC ATCTATACAATATCAGTGATGGCCGAGGAAAAATTGGGACATTTGGCATCTTCAAATCTGTATACAGACTCGGCGAGGACGTGGTGGGGACTTTAAACTTAGGGGAAGGAACTGTAGCTTGTTTGCAg TTTTCGGTAAGCTTACAGACTGAGGAGCGTGTGCAGCCCGAGTATCAGCGGCGTCGCGGGGCAGGTGGTGCCCCCTCTGTGTCCCACGTGACTCATGCCCGGCACCAGGAGTCCTGCCTGCATACCACCCGAACCAgcttctccctccccatccctctcAGCTCCACTCCAGGCTTCTGCACAGCCATTG TATCCCTGAAGTGGCGGTTGCATTTTGAATTTGTAACATCTCGAGAACCAGGTTTGGTGCTCCTACCTCCCATGGAACAGCCCGAGCCTGTCACTTGGACAGGGCCTGAGCAAGTGCCCGTAGACACCTTCAGCTGGGACCTGCCCATCAAGGTGCTGCCTACAAGCCCTACCCTGGCCTCATATGCGGCCCCAGGCCCCAGTACCAGCACCATAACCATCTGA
- the MSMP gene encoding prostate-associated microseminoprotein: protein MALRMPRTGQAKGILGGWGIICLVISLLLQHPGVHSKCYFQAQAPCHHEGKYFTLGESWLRKDCFHCTCLHPIGVGCCDTSQHPIDFPAGCEVHQEAGTCQFSLVQKSDPRLPCKGGRPNLEWGSANTPVPGAPAPHSS, encoded by the exons ATGGCCCTAAGGATGCCCCGGACCGGACAGGCTAAGGGGATCCTGGGAGGCTGGGGGATCATCTGCTTGGTGATATCTCTGCTCCTCCAGCACCCAGGAGTCCACAGCAAGTGCTACTTCCAAGCTCAAG CCCCCTGCCACCATGAGGGGAAGTATTTTACCCTGGGTGAGTCTTGGCTCCGCAAGGACTGCTTCCACTGCACCTGTCTGCATCCCATCGGTGTGGGCTGCTGTGACAC GTCCCAGCATCCCATTGACTTCCCGGCTGGGTGTGAGGTACACCAGGAGGCCGGCACCTGCCAATTCTCCCTGGTGCAAAAATCTGACCCTCGGCTGCCCTGCAAAGGGGGAAGGCCCAACCTAGAGTGGGGCTCAGCTAACACCCCTGTTCCTGGGGCTCCTGCTCCCCACTCCAGCTAA